The following are encoded together in the Pseudomonas sp. IB20 genome:
- a CDS encoding carboxymuconolactone decarboxylase family protein, translating to MFNNWSDLLPTVKKAFGALGKSNPKMVKAYMALDEAAEENNVLDAKTRELISIAVAITTRCDGCIGVHADAAIKAGATREEVAATLATAISMNAGAAYIYSLRALEAYDTLKPAPQS from the coding sequence ATGTTCAATAACTGGTCCGACTTGCTGCCTACCGTAAAGAAAGCCTTTGGCGCGCTGGGCAAGAGCAACCCGAAGATGGTCAAAGCGTACATGGCGTTGGACGAGGCTGCCGAGGAAAACAACGTGCTCGACGCCAAGACCCGTGAGCTGATTTCCATCGCCGTGGCTATCACCACGCGCTGTGACGGCTGCATCGGCGTGCATGCGGATGCGGCGATCAAAGCCGGCGCGACCCGCGAGGAAGTGGCCGCGACCCTGGCCACCGCAATTTCCATGAACGCGGGCGCGGCATATATCTACTCACTGCGCGCCCTGGAAGCCTACGACACGCTCAAACCAGCGCCGCAAAGTTAA
- a CDS encoding aspartate aminotransferase family protein → MSSNNPQTREWQALSNDHHLAPFSDFKQLKVKGPRIITKAHGVYLWDSEGNKILDGMAGLWCVAIGYGRAELADAAAKQMKELPYYNLFFQTAHPPVLELAKVISDIAPAGMNHVFFTGSGSEGNDTMLRMVRHYWAIKGQPNKKTIISRKNGYHGSTVAGASLGGMIAMHEQGDLPIPGITHIAQPYWYGEGGDMSPEEFGVWAANQLEEKILELGVDNVGAFIAEPIQGAGGVIVPPATYWPRIKEILAKYDILFVADEVICGFGRTGEWFGSDFYDLKPHMMTIAKGLTSGYIPMGGLIVHDDVVAVLNEGGDFNHGFTYSGHPVAAAVALENIRIMRDEKIVKRVHDETAPYLQKRLRELADHPLVGEVRGVGMLGAIELVQDKATRKRYEGRGVGMICRTFCFENGLIMRAVGDTMIISPSLVMSKAEIDELVTKARHCLDLTLAALQG, encoded by the coding sequence ATGTCCAGCAACAACCCGCAAACCCGTGAATGGCAAGCCTTGAGCAATGATCACCACCTGGCACCGTTCAGTGACTTCAAGCAATTGAAGGTGAAAGGCCCACGGATCATCACCAAAGCCCACGGCGTTTACCTGTGGGACAGCGAAGGCAACAAGATCCTCGACGGCATGGCCGGCCTGTGGTGCGTGGCGATTGGTTACGGTCGCGCTGAACTGGCTGACGCCGCCGCCAAGCAGATGAAAGAACTGCCGTATTACAACCTGTTCTTCCAGACCGCTCACCCGCCGGTGCTGGAGTTGGCCAAGGTCATCTCCGACATCGCGCCAGCGGGCATGAACCACGTGTTTTTCACCGGTTCCGGCTCGGAAGGCAACGACACCATGTTGCGCATGGTCCGCCACTACTGGGCGATCAAAGGTCAGCCGAACAAGAAAACCATCATCAGCCGCAAGAATGGCTACCACGGCTCCACCGTGGCCGGCGCCAGCTTGGGCGGCATGATCGCTATGCACGAACAGGGCGACTTGCCGATCCCAGGCATCACCCACATCGCGCAGCCGTACTGGTACGGCGAAGGCGGCGACATGAGCCCGGAAGAGTTCGGGGTGTGGGCTGCCAACCAACTGGAAGAGAAGATCCTGGAACTGGGCGTGGACAACGTCGGTGCCTTTATTGCTGAGCCGATCCAGGGTGCCGGTGGCGTGATCGTGCCGCCAGCCACCTACTGGCCGCGCATCAAGGAAATCCTCGCCAAGTACGACATTCTGTTCGTCGCCGACGAAGTGATCTGCGGTTTCGGCCGTACCGGTGAGTGGTTCGGTAGCGACTTCTACGACCTCAAGCCCCACATGATGACCATCGCCAAGGGCCTGACCTCGGGTTACATCCCTATGGGCGGCCTGATCGTGCACGATGACGTGGTTGCCGTGCTGAATGAAGGCGGTGATTTCAACCACGGTTTCACGTACTCCGGTCACCCGGTGGCGGCAGCAGTGGCCTTGGAAAACATCCGCATCATGCGCGATGAAAAAATCGTTAAGCGTGTGCACGACGAAACGGCACCGTATTTGCAGAAGCGTCTGAGGGAGCTGGCTGATCACCCGTTGGTGGGTGAAGTTCGCGGTGTGGGCATGCTCGGGGCGATTGAGCTGGTGCAGGACAAGGCCACGCGCAAGCGTTACGAAGGCCGTGGTGTGGGCATGATCTGCCGCACGTTCTGCTTCGAGAATGGCCTGATCATGCGCGCCGTGGGCGACACCATGATCATTTCGCCGTCGCTGGTGATGAGCAAAGCGGAAATCGACGAGCTGGTGACCAAGGCTCGCCATTGCCTGGACCTGACTTTGGCGGCATTACAGGGCTAA
- a CDS encoding ABC transporter permease subunit, translating into MKRFSFSSFMLVAGLLFIYLPMLILVIYSFNESKLVTVWGGWSIKWYVGLLDNTQLMGSVARSLEIACYTAVAAVALGTLAAFVLTRISQFKGRTLFGGLVTAPLVMPEVITGLSLLLLFVAMAQMIGWPQERGIVTIWIAHTTFCAAYVAVVVSARLRELDLSIEEAAMDLGARPWKVFFLITIPMIAPSLAAGGMMSFALSLDDLVLASFVSGPGSTTLPMEVFSAVRLGVKPEINAVASLILLAVSLVTFLVWFFSRRAEEHRKKAIQQAIEEAAADGWQQPDKRRAAAPV; encoded by the coding sequence ATGAAGCGCTTCAGTTTCTCGAGTTTTATGCTGGTGGCGGGGTTGTTGTTTATCTACCTGCCGATGCTGATCCTGGTGATCTACTCGTTCAACGAATCCAAGCTGGTGACGGTGTGGGGCGGTTGGTCGATCAAGTGGTACGTGGGCCTGTTGGACAACACCCAACTGATGGGCTCGGTGGCCCGCTCCCTGGAAATCGCCTGCTACACGGCGGTGGCCGCCGTAGCGCTGGGTACGTTGGCGGCGTTCGTGCTGACGCGCATCAGCCAGTTCAAGGGCCGCACGCTGTTCGGCGGCTTGGTGACGGCGCCGCTGGTAATGCCTGAGGTGATCACCGGTCTGTCGCTGTTGCTGCTGTTCGTGGCCATGGCGCAGATGATCGGTTGGCCGCAGGAACGTGGCATTGTCACCATCTGGATCGCCCACACCACGTTCTGTGCGGCGTATGTGGCGGTGGTGGTGTCGGCGCGCTTGCGTGAGCTGGACTTGTCGATCGAAGAAGCGGCCATGGACCTCGGTGCGCGGCCGTGGAAGGTGTTCTTCTTGATCACCATCCCGATGATCGCACCGTCGTTGGCGGCGGGCGGCATGATGTCGTTCGCGCTGTCGCTGGATGACCTGGTACTCGCCAGCTTCGTGTCGGGCCCGGGCTCGACCACCTTGCCGATGGAAGTGTTCTCGGCGGTGCGTCTTGGGGTTAAACCTGAGATCAACGCCGTGGCCAGCTTGATCCTGTTGGCGGTGTCGCTGGTGACCTTCCTGGTGTGGTTCTTCAGCCGTCGTGCTGAAGAGCACCGCAAGAAAGCCATCCAGCAAGCGATTGAAGAAGCCGCGGCCGATGGCTGGCAGCAGCCGGACAAGCGCCGGGCGGCTGCACCGGTTTAA
- a CDS encoding GlxA family transcriptional regulator → MGKTVAILIFPGVQSLDVTGPMDVFCEANRFLPPEDHYQLEVIGLGHGTMAASNGLSLQAHRHYSEALSAYDLLLVAGGPQLPFENFGAAFDAWLCDATARAQRFGSICNGAFMLARAGLLNGKTVTTHWNDAADLARLCPLAQVDADRLYVQDGNLYTSAGVTAGIDLSLFLLAQDHGAEVALSVAKRLVVFTQRAGGQSQFSPFLTPHAESTSAVALVQLYVLANLTGDLTIADLARAANMSARNFSRVFAREARITPAEFVERARVDAARVMLESSPAPLKTVAYQCGFRDAQHMRSVFNRRLGVTPQQFRLNFAALV, encoded by the coding sequence ATGGGCAAAACCGTCGCCATCCTGATCTTCCCCGGCGTCCAGTCACTGGACGTGACCGGCCCCATGGATGTGTTTTGCGAGGCCAACCGTTTCCTGCCGCCCGAAGACCATTACCAACTCGAAGTGATCGGCCTGGGCCACGGCACCATGGCGGCCTCCAACGGCTTGTCGTTGCAGGCCCACCGGCATTACAGCGAAGCCCTGAGCGCCTACGACCTGCTGCTGGTCGCCGGCGGCCCGCAATTGCCCTTCGAAAATTTCGGCGCGGCGTTTGATGCTTGGCTATGCGACGCCACCGCCCGAGCGCAGCGCTTCGGCTCGATCTGCAACGGCGCCTTCATGCTGGCCCGCGCCGGGTTACTGAATGGCAAAACCGTCACCACCCATTGGAACGATGCCGCTGACCTGGCGCGCTTGTGCCCCTTGGCCCAAGTCGACGCCGACCGCCTCTACGTGCAGGACGGCAACCTCTACACCTCGGCGGGTGTCACGGCGGGCATCGATCTGTCGCTGTTTCTACTGGCCCAGGACCACGGCGCGGAAGTCGCGCTGAGCGTGGCCAAGCGCCTGGTGGTGTTCACCCAGCGTGCGGGCGGGCAGTCGCAGTTCAGCCCCTTCCTCACACCCCACGCCGAAAGCACCTCGGCGGTGGCGCTGGTGCAGTTGTACGTGCTGGCGAACCTGACCGGGGATTTGACCATCGCCGACCTGGCCAGGGCGGCCAATATGAGTGCGCGCAATTTCTCTCGCGTGTTTGCCCGTGAGGCGCGCATCACCCCGGCGGAGTTTGTCGAGCGGGCGCGGGTGGACGCGGCGCGGGTGATGCTCGAAAGCAGCCCCGCGCCGCTCAAGACCGTGGCCTACCAATGCGGGTTTCGCGATGCCCAGCACATGCGCAGCGTGTTCAACCGCCGGCTGGGCGTGACGCCGCAGCAGTTCAGGCTTAACTTTGCGGCGCTGGTTTGA
- a CDS encoding ABC transporter permease subunit, with protein sequence MNMKKFKRRLDRIIPSGKQVVIGIPFLWLFLFFALPFFIVLKISFAEADVAIPPYTEIYTYVEQKLQLVLNLANYSLLAGDELYIAAYLGSLKMAFFSTLLCLLIGYPMAYAIASARKEIQTVLVLLIMMPTWTAILIRVYAWMGILSNNGLLNSFLMSIGLINEPLQILNTNIAVYIGVVYSYLPFMILPLYANLVKHDQSLLEAASDLGSSTFNSFWKITVPLSKNGIIAGCMLVFIPVVGEFVIPELLGGPETLMIGKVLWQEFFNNRDWPVASALAVVMLAILIVPIILFNRSQAKELEGKI encoded by the coding sequence ATGAATATGAAGAAGTTCAAGCGGCGCTTGGATCGCATAATCCCCAGTGGCAAGCAGGTGGTCATTGGGATTCCTTTCCTGTGGCTGTTCCTGTTTTTCGCACTGCCGTTTTTCATCGTATTGAAAATCAGCTTTGCCGAAGCCGATGTGGCGATACCGCCGTACACCGAGATCTACACCTACGTTGAGCAGAAGCTGCAACTGGTGCTGAACCTGGCGAACTACAGTTTGCTGGCGGGCGATGAGCTGTATATCGCCGCGTACCTGGGCTCGCTGAAGATGGCGTTTTTCAGCACGCTGTTGTGTCTGCTGATCGGTTACCCGATGGCCTACGCCATTGCCAGCGCGCGTAAAGAGATACAGACGGTGCTGGTGCTGCTGATCATGATGCCGACCTGGACCGCGATCCTGATTCGCGTGTATGCGTGGATGGGCATCCTCAGCAACAACGGTTTGCTCAACAGCTTTCTGATGTCCATCGGCTTGATCAACGAACCGCTGCAGATCCTCAACACCAACATCGCGGTGTACATCGGCGTGGTCTATTCGTACCTGCCGTTCATGATCCTGCCGCTGTATGCCAACCTGGTGAAGCATGACCAGAGCCTGCTGGAAGCCGCGTCCGACCTGGGCTCGAGCACCTTCAACAGCTTCTGGAAGATCACCGTGCCGCTGTCCAAGAACGGCATCATCGCCGGCTGCATGCTGGTGTTCATTCCAGTGGTGGGCGAGTTCGTGATCCCGGAACTGCTCGGCGGGCCGGAAACCCTGATGATCGGTAAAGTGTTGTGGCAAGAATTCTTCAACAACCGTGACTGGCCGGTGGCGTCTGCCCTGGCGGTGGTGATGCTGGCGATCCTGATTGTGCCGATCATCCTGTTCAACCGCAGCCAAGCCAAAGAGCTGGAGGGCAAGATATGA
- a CDS encoding polyamine ABC transporter substrate-binding protein, with protein sequence MPISLFRKAMLVGAGITLAVSVQAAPTVHIYNWSDYIGPDTLVNFEKATGIKPVYDVFDSNETLEGKLLAGRTGYDVVVPSNHFLGKQIKAGAFQKLDKSLLTNYSNLDPVLLKRLEKNDPGNQYAVPYLWGTNGIGYNVDKVKEVLGVDHIDSWAVLFEPENMKKLATCGVSFMDSADEMLPAVLNYMGLNPNSTNPEDYKKAEEKLLKVRPYVTYFHSSKYISDLANGNICVAAGFSGDVFQAKARASEAGKGVNIAYTIPKEGGNLWFDVLAIPADAANVKEAHAFINYLLQPEVIAQVSDQVGYANPNPGADKLMEQSIRTDAAVYPPQAVLDRTFVNFELPPKVQRLMTRSWTKVKTGK encoded by the coding sequence TTGCCAATTTCTTTATTTCGCAAAGCCATGCTGGTGGGTGCAGGTATCACGCTGGCTGTGAGCGTGCAGGCCGCACCGACGGTGCATATTTATAACTGGTCGGACTACATTGGCCCGGACACCCTGGTCAACTTTGAAAAGGCCACCGGCATCAAGCCTGTGTATGACGTGTTTGATTCCAACGAGACCCTGGAAGGCAAGTTGCTCGCCGGGCGTACCGGTTACGACGTGGTCGTGCCGTCCAACCACTTCCTCGGCAAGCAGATCAAGGCCGGGGCGTTCCAGAAGCTCGACAAGTCATTGCTGACTAACTATTCCAACCTCGACCCGGTGCTGCTCAAGCGTCTGGAAAAGAATGATCCGGGTAACCAGTACGCCGTGCCGTACCTGTGGGGTACCAACGGCATCGGTTACAACGTCGACAAAGTCAAAGAGGTGCTGGGCGTCGATCACATCGATTCCTGGGCTGTGCTGTTCGAACCGGAAAACATGAAGAAGCTGGCCACCTGCGGCGTCTCGTTCATGGACTCGGCGGATGAAATGCTGCCGGCGGTGCTCAACTACATGGGCTTGAACCCTAACAGCACTAACCCCGAAGACTACAAAAAGGCCGAAGAGAAGTTGCTGAAAGTGCGGCCCTACGTGACCTATTTCCACTCGTCCAAATACATCTCGGACCTGGCCAACGGCAACATCTGCGTGGCGGCGGGTTTCTCCGGTGATGTGTTCCAGGCCAAGGCCCGCGCAAGCGAAGCCGGCAAGGGGGTGAACATCGCCTACACGATTCCGAAAGAAGGCGGCAATTTGTGGTTTGACGTACTGGCGATTCCCGCGGACGCCGCCAACGTCAAAGAGGCCCACGCCTTCATCAACTATTTACTGCAACCTGAGGTGATCGCTCAGGTCAGTGATCAAGTCGGTTACGCCAACCCTAACCCAGGGGCGGACAAACTGATGGAGCAATCGATACGCACTGACGCAGCGGTTTACCCACCGCAGGCGGTTCTCGACCGGACGTTTGTCAACTTCGAGCTACCCCCGAAAGTGCAACGTTTGATGACCCGTAGCTGGACCAAGGTCAAGACGGGCAAGTAA
- a CDS encoding glutamine synthetase family protein — protein MSNNLDQLTDWLKDHKITEVECMIGDLTGITRGKISPTNKFIAEKGMRLPESVLLQTVTGDYVEDDIYYELLDPADIDMICRPDQNAVFLVPWAIEPTAQVIHDTYDKQGNPIELSPRNVLKKVLKLYSDRGWQPIVAPEMEFYLTKRCEDPDFPLQPPIGRSGRPETGRQSFSIEAANEFDPLFEDVYDWCELQELDLDTLIHEDGTAQMEINFRHGDALSLADQILVFKRTMREAALKHNVAATFMAKPMTGEPGSAMHLHQSIIDIATGKNVFSNEDGSMSQLFLNHIGGLQKFIPELLPLFAPNVNSFRRFLPDTSAPVNVEWGEENRTVGLRVPDAGPQNRRVENRLPGADANPYLAIAASLLCGYIGMVEGHNPSAPVVGRGYERRNLRLPLTIEDALERMENSKTIEKYLGQKFITGYVAVKRAEHENFKRVISSWEREFLLFAV, from the coding sequence ATGAGTAACAACCTCGACCAGCTCACCGATTGGTTGAAAGACCACAAGATCACAGAAGTCGAATGCATGATTGGCGACCTGACGGGCATCACCCGGGGCAAGATCTCGCCGACCAACAAGTTCATCGCCGAAAAAGGCATGCGCCTGCCCGAGAGTGTTCTGTTGCAGACCGTGACCGGCGACTATGTCGAAGACGACATCTATTACGAATTGCTCGACCCGGCCGACATCGACATGATCTGCCGCCCCGACCAGAACGCGGTGTTCCTGGTGCCTTGGGCCATCGAGCCCACCGCGCAGGTGATCCACGACACCTACGACAAGCAAGGCAACCCGATCGAGCTGTCGCCGCGCAACGTGCTCAAGAAAGTCCTCAAGCTGTACTCCGACAGAGGCTGGCAGCCCATCGTGGCGCCGGAGATGGAGTTCTACCTGACCAAGCGTTGCGAAGACCCGGACTTCCCGCTGCAACCGCCGATCGGCCGTTCCGGTCGCCCGGAGACGGGCCGTCAGTCCTTCTCTATAGAAGCAGCCAACGAATTCGATCCATTGTTCGAAGACGTCTACGACTGGTGCGAACTGCAGGAGCTGGACCTCGACACACTGATCCACGAGGACGGCACGGCGCAGATGGAAATCAACTTCCGTCACGGCGACGCACTGTCGCTGGCCGACCAGATCCTAGTGTTCAAGCGCACCATGCGTGAAGCCGCGCTCAAGCACAACGTGGCCGCCACGTTCATGGCCAAGCCGATGACCGGCGAGCCTGGCAGCGCGATGCACTTGCACCAGAGCATCATCGACATCGCCACCGGCAAGAACGTCTTCTCTAATGAAGACGGGAGCATGAGCCAGCTGTTCCTTAACCACATTGGTGGCCTGCAGAAATTCATCCCTGAATTGCTGCCACTGTTTGCCCCCAACGTGAACTCGTTCCGCCGCTTCCTGCCCGACACCTCGGCGCCGGTGAACGTGGAGTGGGGCGAAGAGAACCGCACCGTCGGCCTGCGCGTACCGGATGCCGGCCCGCAGAACCGCCGCGTGGAAAACCGCCTGCCGGGCGCCGACGCCAACCCATACCTGGCGATTGCCGCCAGCCTGCTGTGCGGCTACATCGGCATGGTCGAAGGCCATAACCCGAGCGCGCCCGTGGTGGGCCGTGGTTACGAGCGCCGCAACCTGCGCCTGCCGTTGACCATCGAAGACGCCCTGGAACGCATGGAAAACAGCAAGACCATCGAGAAATACCTGGGTCAAAAATTCATCACAGGTTACGTCGCGGTCAAGCGGGCCGAGCATGAAAACTTCAAGCGCGTGATCAGTTCGTGGGAGCGGGAATTCCTGCTCTTCGCCGTCTGA
- a CDS encoding ABC transporter ATP-binding protein — protein MAVASGAYKKALEGDQTPKKVLVKIDRVTKKFDETIAVDDVSLEIKKGEIFALLGGSGSGKSTLLRMLAGFERPTEGRIYLDGVDITDMPPYERPINMMFQSYALFPHMTVAQNIAFGLQQDKISKAEVDARVAEMLKLVQMSQYAKRKPHQLSGGQRQRVALARSLAKRPKLLLLDEPMGALDKKLRSQMQLELVEIIERVGVTCVMVTHDQEEAMTMAERIAIMHLGWIAQIGSPIDIYETPTSRLVCEFIGNVNIFDTQVVDDAEGHAVLKCTDLDRDIYVGYGIATSVEDKSVTYAIRPEKLLVTTEMPTCEHNWSSGKVHDIAYLGGHSVFYVELPSGKLVQSFVANAERRGQRPTWGDQVYVWWEDDSGVVLRS, from the coding sequence ATGGCAGTTGCCTCCGGCGCCTATAAGAAAGCCCTCGAGGGCGACCAGACACCGAAAAAGGTGCTGGTCAAAATCGACCGGGTCACGAAGAAGTTCGACGAGACGATTGCCGTGGACGATGTGTCCCTGGAAATCAAAAAAGGCGAGATCTTCGCCTTGCTCGGCGGTTCGGGTTCGGGCAAATCCACCTTGCTGCGCATGCTCGCAGGCTTCGAGCGCCCAACGGAAGGTCGCATTTACCTCGACGGTGTGGACATCACCGACATGCCGCCGTACGAGCGGCCGATCAACATGATGTTCCAGTCCTACGCCTTGTTCCCGCACATGACCGTGGCGCAGAACATCGCCTTCGGCCTGCAACAGGACAAGATCTCCAAGGCTGAAGTCGACGCCCGCGTGGCCGAGATGCTCAAGCTGGTGCAGATGAGCCAGTACGCCAAACGCAAGCCGCATCAGCTGTCTGGCGGTCAACGTCAGCGTGTGGCGTTGGCGCGTTCCCTGGCCAAACGCCCGAAACTGCTGCTGCTCGATGAGCCGATGGGCGCACTCGACAAGAAGCTGCGTTCGCAGATGCAGCTGGAGCTGGTGGAGATCATCGAGCGCGTGGGCGTGACCTGCGTGATGGTGACCCACGACCAGGAAGAGGCCATGACCATGGCCGAGCGCATCGCGATCATGCACCTGGGCTGGATCGCCCAGATCGGCAGCCCGATCGACATCTACGAAACGCCTACCAGCCGCCTGGTGTGTGAGTTCATCGGCAACGTGAACATCTTCGACACCCAAGTGGTGGACGACGCCGAAGGCCACGCGGTGCTCAAGTGCACGGACCTGGACCGCGACATCTACGTGGGCTACGGCATCGCTACCTCGGTGGAAGACAAGTCGGTGACTTACGCCATCCGCCCGGAAAAGCTGCTGGTCACCACTGAAATGCCGACCTGCGAACACAACTGGTCCAGCGGCAAGGTGCATGACATCGCCTACCTGGGCGGCCACTCGGTGTTCTACGTGGAATTGCCGAGCGGCAAGCTGGTGCAGTCCTTTGTCGCCAACGCCGAACGCCGTGGCCAGCGCCCAACCTGGGGTGATCAGGTGTACGTGTGGTGGGAAGACGACAGCGGCGTGGTACTTCGCTCATGA
- a CDS encoding HD domain-containing protein, whose protein sequence is MSPTIAGIQIPDSALAKATTEYIRDVESDLLYHHSRRVFLFGALSGERKQLAYNPELLYVGAMFNDLGLVEGHRSDNERFEVDGANAAAAFLKPYGLSDDDIEQVWLSIALHTTPGVPQHLRPTVALVTAGVEMDVLGMDYAAFTSVQREAVVHAHPRGEGFKECIICAFADGLRHRPQTTFGNVKTDVLVDQEPGFKPMNFVEVIRKSPWAA, encoded by the coding sequence ATGAGCCCCACCATCGCCGGCATCCAGATCCCGGACAGCGCCCTGGCCAAGGCCACCACCGAATACATCCGCGACGTCGAATCCGACCTGCTCTACCACCACTCCCGCCGGGTGTTCCTGTTCGGTGCGTTGAGCGGCGAACGCAAACAATTGGCCTACAACCCGGAGCTGCTTTACGTCGGCGCGATGTTCAATGACCTGGGCCTGGTTGAAGGCCATCGCAGTGACAACGAACGTTTCGAAGTGGACGGCGCCAACGCCGCCGCCGCGTTCCTAAAGCCGTACGGGCTGAGTGATGACGATATCGAGCAAGTGTGGTTGTCGATCGCCCTGCACACCACGCCGGGCGTGCCGCAGCATCTGCGCCCCACCGTGGCGCTGGTGACCGCCGGTGTCGAGATGGACGTGCTGGGCATGGACTACGCCGCCTTTACCAGCGTGCAGCGCGAAGCCGTGGTGCATGCGCATCCACGTGGTGAGGGGTTCAAGGAGTGCATCATCTGCGCGTTTGCCGACGGCTTGCGCCATCGCCCGCAGACCACGTTTGGCAACGTGAAGACGGATGTGCTGGTGGATCAGGAGCCGGGGTTCAAGCCGATGAATTTTGTGGAGGTGATTCGTAAGTCGCCGTGGGCTGCCTAG
- a CDS encoding polyamine ABC transporter substrate-binding protein, whose translation MKNAGKTLLALSLMGAMVGAAQAGDKVLHIYNWSDYIAPDTIANFEKESGIKVVYDVFDSNETLEAKLLAGKSGYDIVVPSNNFLAKQIKAGVYQELDKSKLPSYDNLNKSLLKAVSVSDPDNKHAFPYMWGSIGIGYNPEKVKAALGVDKIDSWDVLMKPENIAKLKSCGVSFLDSPTEMLPVALHYLGLPTDTQKKADLKQAEDLFLKLRPSIGYFHSSKYISDLANGNICVAVGYSGDIQQAKSRAAEAGGKVKVAYDIPKEGAGSFYDMVAIPKDAENVEAAYKFMNYLLEPKVMAAITNSVRFPNGNEKATALVDKDITSDPGIYPAADVQAKLYAIADLPAATQREMTRSWTKIKSGK comes from the coding sequence TTGAAGAACGCTGGCAAGACCCTCCTCGCCTTGTCCCTGATGGGCGCAATGGTGGGCGCGGCCCAGGCAGGCGATAAAGTGCTGCACATCTATAACTGGTCTGACTACATTGCACCGGACACCATCGCCAACTTTGAAAAAGAGTCGGGCATTAAAGTGGTGTACGACGTTTTCGACAGCAACGAGACCCTGGAAGCCAAGTTGCTGGCAGGCAAGTCCGGCTACGACATCGTCGTACCGTCGAACAACTTCCTCGCCAAGCAGATCAAGGCCGGTGTCTATCAGGAGCTGGACAAGTCCAAGCTGCCCAGCTACGACAACCTGAACAAATCCCTGCTTAAAGCCGTGTCGGTGAGCGACCCGGACAACAAGCACGCCTTCCCGTACATGTGGGGCTCCATCGGCATCGGTTACAACCCGGAGAAGGTCAAGGCTGCGCTGGGCGTGGACAAGATCGATTCGTGGGACGTGCTGATGAAGCCGGAAAACATCGCCAAGCTGAAAAGCTGCGGCGTGAGCTTCCTCGACTCGCCAACCGAAATGCTGCCGGTTGCGCTGCATTACCTGGGCCTGCCGACCGACACCCAGAAGAAGGCTGATCTGAAACAAGCCGAGGACCTGTTCCTCAAACTGCGCCCATCGATCGGCTACTTCCACTCGTCCAAGTACATCTCGGACCTGGCCAACGGCAACATCTGCGTGGCCGTGGGTTACTCGGGTGACATCCAGCAGGCCAAGTCCCGCGCGGCTGAAGCCGGTGGCAAGGTCAAGGTTGCCTACGACATTCCAAAAGAAGGCGCCGGCAGCTTCTATGACATGGTCGCCATCCCTAAAGATGCCGAAAACGTCGAAGCCGCCTACAAGTTCATGAACTACCTGCTGGAGCCAAAAGTGATGGCGGCCATCACCAACAGCGTACGTTTCCCGAACGGTAACGAGAAAGCCACCGCACTGGTCGACAAAGACATCACCAGCGACCCGGGCATCTACCCGGCGGCGGATGTGCAAGCCAAGCTCTACGCCATTGCTGACTTGCCGGCTGCAACCCAGCGTGAAATGACTCGCAGCTGGACCAAAATCAAATCGGGCAAATAA